A segment of the Chaetodon trifascialis isolate fChaTrf1 chromosome 2, fChaTrf1.hap1, whole genome shotgun sequence genome:
AATGCACTTCCATAACCACACCGGTGGCTTTGCATGTCGTAGACCATCAAggtgacaaataaataaataaataaaactcatCAAAACATTGCACCATTGTGCCATTAGTGGTCAACTattccacagggcacctttaaggggaggggtttttttgtttgtttgtttttttgtattttctgtgttttcctgctttttttaCTCAGCCAAACAactctttttgtttaaaacctgACATCCATCCACCAATGAGTATACATACAGAAAATTCAATGCACAATTAGTTCTTACTGTATCACTGtatttttaaattctgttttgtttttcacctaCTTTATCTATTCATTagttatttatgtgttttggcTACACTGCAATTTCCCTTGGGGATTAATGAATTAGTCCAATTATGTAATTCGAAGGAACAGTTTGACCTTTTGGAAGTTGGaagcttatttgctttcttgctgctTTACATGAAAAAATGAATACCTCTCTCGTGTGTATGCTCAACACAAAGCTGTGAGTCTGGAGACGGGTGGACCAGTAACAAAATTTGCCTACCAGGATCTCTGGTCTCAACATCTCCTTCCTAATTAATGCATTATATCTCCTTTTTTTAAACCCTAAAAAAattgaagataaaaaaaaggagTCCTGTTGTCACTGCGAGGTAAACAGACAACCAGCAGAGTAAATGAGACAGCAGGTCACCTTTTGGAAAAGCATTAGTAAGTAATATTTAACTAAGTACTGCCTTAAAAGACAGGAAATCAACATAAAAACTTTGAGAGAAAGGTTGTACTTATACAAAGTCTATGTGCTtttcacagcacaaacatgcaaaacaaccGGTGTGGTTTTTTAAAGGTTATAAATAACAGAAAGATAGCACTCACAGGTCCTCAGCCATCTAAGCCAGCTAATAAAACTGGATACACTGTCACTAACTTCTATGGTATCTGTCATGTTCAGAGGAAGCAAACAGTCGAACCAACTCACACTGACAattcagcagctgcttctcttttaCCTACAataagagaggagaggtgagaagaagagcaggaggaagtaGGTGGAGGAAGGCTGGTTTTCATACATGGTTATAGGTATAAGAGGCCTGACTTGCTGGTGGACTGTAGgtctctctacctctgttgGATCTGAAGTACAGCACAGCAGCcaccaacaacaccaacaacacgACCAGACTGAACACCCCAATCACAGCTTTCTTCCACAAGGCCAGGTGCActatggagagagacagagacacagaaagataGGAAAGtcagtgacaaagaaaaacacaagggGAAAATGGGGGAGTGGAAACAATCGGACAGGATGACAAACGTGGttgaagacagagacaggcagagaaacagcagcaggtcacAAAGGTCAAAGTAACAATCAAACGTTTCTGCTTCACTCTGTTGCAAAGCTTAATGTATTCCCTGACAGGGCCTCTCTTTCAGCTGCGAGGGACCGACTCATTAGCCTGTTGTCTACAGCTGTGTAAGAAACTTAGATTTTTATCCttgctagcagcatggctcaAGGGACAGCAATGCCGGTGTGCAGTTGGTCAATTAGTTAATTAGTTGGTCCAGACCAAAATATCTACGCGACTACTCCATCGATTGCACTGAAATTTGGTGCAGGCATTCGTGTCCTCCTCAGCACGaaccccctgacttttcatgtagCACATTGTCAGTTCAAAATGTTGTCCACTACTTTAGTTTATGGCCAAATACCTTGCTATATACTAGcaaaacattatacctgctaaacatcagctgGTTAGCATTTTCCCTGTAAGCTTGTTAGGATGCTAAAATGAGAACTGAGCCATGCTGTGCTAAGTAcagcctgacagagctgctaTGGCTCTAAAGCCTTGTTTTAATATGTCTTGCAAGTTGCACAACTTAATGGAAGTACAATACTAAATCACTGGAGTACTCCTCTGAATGCTTTATGCAAAATTAAGGCAAAGGGCAAACATTGTTGGAGAAAGGACTGGAAATCCTGGCAGGTTTTGGGATCAATGTAAGTCAAAGTTGCAGTACAAACACACTGTCTGTGCCTGATGTTATCTAGCTGCACTGAACACCAAAGGGTACATTGACTGTTTGTGGGGAATAAATACAAACTGCTAAGAGAGTGAGCAGTCAGAAAGTTACTTAATACTAGATGTTATATGGAGGAGAATCACTGCTGCATTGACCTCTGTACGTTGTACATTGTTCAacttttctgtgcagctgttgCATAGAAACAGTGAGTCATACTGGAGActggagaaagattgttgatattGCCATCTCTCCTTTGTCACGATTTGATCAAATGGTAGCATGCCAGAGTTACCGCCCCCCTCGCTCCCTCCATTCCCTTCCCCTTGTCCCGTGCATGagcatgaatgcatgaatgccACCTATTGCTGATTGGCCGGAATAGTGTTGGGGCTCCATCTGAGTCACcttgtttgtttcccatttacagAGCTGGGGCTGTGTACGAAAactggatttttgtttttcagcacacacacagaaaggacagCTAGCAGACCGTGAGGAGATATTCACTGAATTTCAGAGATCAACAATCTTTCCCTAGGATGACTCACCCAATCTTTAATCTGAAGACACCTTAAGAATTCCATTGCCCTCCCTAAGAAGCCAGCTGAGAGTCTGGGGCTAAACTATGTTTCTTTACTTTTTGTTAAGTCTCTGAGGGACCAGTAAACAGTTGTTATGTATTTCTGGACTCGGCGGGGTCCCTACTGAACATAAATCCCATCAGACTCACCATCTATGATGACCGGGTCACTGGTGATGACGATGTTGGCGTGGTTGACAGCCTCGCAGTAGTACTTGCCGCTGTGCTCTTTGGACAAAACGGGGATCTCGTAGCTTGTGTGGTTCAGGTTGGAGGTTGTGCTGTACACGGGCTGTTCAGTGCCTTCATGGTACAATTTAAAGGTGATGGGTGGTGTGCCAAGAGTGCTGCATATGAGGTAGAGGTAACCTCCCTCAGAAATTTCTTGTGAGTTGGAGATGAAGCTCAGAATCAGGTCTGAGAGAGGCActgggagaggaaaagaggtggGATTAGTCAGTTTTATTGGTTCATTAAAGTATACAAAAACTTAATCAAACACCCTCACTTTGTGAAATATGCTTTTGTTGATGAAAGGattaataccactctcatgcttgtgcagtaaatatgaagctaccacgAGCAAACTGGTCTGCCTAGATTAACAAAAATCCTCCTGCCATCACCTCTAAAGCAACTAAAGCTCTAAAGCTTTACCAGGCACACATGACCGTGGAATCAATCTTCAAATATGTCACTAATCACTAATCATGTCACAAAGATAAATATACTAGTTTTGAATGTTTACCTACGACAGTAGCATTGAGTCTTTTACTGAGCGGGCCTTCCTTGTGACTATTCTTTGCCTCGCACATGTACTTGTTTATCTCATTAGTGTTGGTGATGTTGACTGTGAAGAGAGCTTGCTGAAAAGGCAGCTTGACGCTGGTTGTGCTCAGTGGGGTGTAATCCTTCAGCAGGGTGTAGTTTATCGGCAGGCTGCCAGTGTCTGACTGACAGAGGACCTTAAAGGGCTGTCCCAGGACTGCCCTGCCAACCACCGAGATCTTTGGAATGGAGACAGCAACTAAAGAggagacaggaaaaaaacacactgactccCTGTGGACATATTCCAtgaagcaacaacaacaaaaggccTGTTCAGACATGGAACAAGTAACCAAGCTGGCTTTATGCCTTTTGTCATTCTATATAAACACTCTTCACAGCTTTATTCAGTTACTGTTATTGAAAGAACCACAACACTTGCATGGTATGTGGCACCTGGTGCCGAAGAAGGAGCACCGTCACTTCTGGAGAGTGGTGGGTTGAAAGGTACGATGATACATGCGAGGAAGTTTCTCTGTTCtctcacaggctgcatcagtgCTGAATTAAAAAACTTATTTTGCCTGTGAAGTCTTAATTACTGGCCACTAGCTAGCTGACTAGCTGTGAAGACAACATTGACATGTTATCACCTTTTAAATTGATGTGGAAAATGTGTTGGCCAACAGTTGTGTATTTATGCATCAAGCTGTTATGGAgcgacattagcattcatttggagccaTGTTTTAACCTCCAGGtgaagtccagtattcactcttcTTCGAGCTCTGTTTTGGCCTCTACTAACTAAGGGAAATAACTAttttttcagctgctaaatactccaatatgttcaccagctagtcgccggtgaaaataatttaaaaaatcataACCTTTATGGGAGAATTTCTTCAACAACTTCCAGTGTTTTGTAGTTTATCTAAgtgattttattctttttgcACTTAAGAAATGATAATTGACAGATAAACTTTAACAGCGCTCTTGAtaagacaaaaaagacacacTCAGCTCATATTATATATAAAGGAATGTCAAACTTCCCAGAAGTTCAGGAAATATGCTTGTGTCAACCTTCCCATTTTACTCTTACCAAGAAAGCGCATTTCTGAAAGTCTTGAACCATTTCTTTGATctcatgctgcagcagccttcacattaacattaatgTTGCTATAGGTCCGACCTAGAGAGAGGGCCATTGTGACTTTTATGGAAAAGTGAGGCCAACGTGTAAAATTGCTGACACATTTACATAATGAAGCTTAAATCCCCTCTAAATTGTGTATTAAAATTTGCACCTGAAAGCGACATCAAGTCATCTTACCTTTGGGACGTACAGTCAgggtttcactgtgtttcacgACGCCCTTGGCTTGAGCGACACAGGTATAGTTGAAATCATACAGCAGGGCCTTGCCAAAAAATACTCCGTTGTCCTTGGACATCAGGAAGCTTTGGGGTGGATCAAGACTGTAAGTCAGCTCTCCCTTGCTGAGTCTTTCAGTGGCGTAGCTCTCACTTTTGCAGGTTAGTGTCATATAGTCCTTTTGAAAGACTTCAGCTGGAGACATGGTGAGAGTGGGCACTGAAAACAGCTCTGTGGGTAGACGTCAAAAACAGGACAAGTCATCGTCTGCACTGATGTCATTTAATAGTGTAAATGTTGATAGATGTAGagctttgtgtttttcctttaacATCCAACATTTCACTATTTAGAAACTTGCTGGAAACCAGTGACATTAGCTTAAGTACATGAAGTGCTGTTTGCCTGCCGCACATGTTAAGAGCACAGGAGCCCTCCTTCTGGAAATTATATTAGTAACATAAGAATGTATGAAAAACCTGCTGTTCCTTCAAAATATTCTAAATACCAGACATACTGTGTGATCGGTGTGTCTATACTGCTGTGTAGGCAAAGCTTCACTCACAAGGTTATTCATCAACCACACAGGATCATGAAAAGAGATTCTGCACACTtctttgagatttttttttctttttcaagaaaATTTCTAAGAGTAATGACATGATGCATTTTCCATCCAAACCCATCAGTCTGCAAATCCATCAGGTGCCACTGAGTCACACGCTTAAACTCTAAATGCAGGGCACCTCATATGAACTAAGGCTGCATCCTTACTGCAACGGCCCAGGTTCAGTTCCCAtacattttcatgcagtttAAGGCACAAAAAAAACTTTAGTTCAGAAACCAGTCTGTATGataatgaggtgtgtgtgtccatgtgagaCAATGATTAGTccaaggtttgtgtgtgtgtgtgtgtgtgtgtgtgtgtgtgtgtgtgtgtgtgtgtgtattaaacaTCAACAAAGCAATTGAGGCAGTTTATTTTTTGCGtcattggggaaaaaaaaatgtaattcacGTGGTCTCCCAGAAAACTAGACTTATGTATCACCTCTTGCCTCCTTATTCAGGTTTGAAAAAACATGTATCCCGTGATGCAAGACTTTGGCCAATCACAGATCATTTCAGAGAAAGGGCATTCCTACTGGCTGTTCTGCAAATGCAGATGCATGTGCACGTCCCTTCAGACAGGGAAAGCCTCGTCTTGCTTAGTCAGACCTTTCTCCACACTTTGACTGAGTGCTGTGATGGTGCGGGAGGAAATGAAAGTACAAGTGAAAACCTGAttccagtggtggaaaaactTCTGAGAAATTTCCAGTACCTCTTTGCCTTCAATGATGTACAGCGCCACACGGAGCTTTGGGCTCATTGTGTTTGATGCCGCCGCCATGGACAGCAGGCTCTATGAGGTATGAGGTTTTGCAGGGCCGCCTTCTGCTGCCTTGTGGGTTTGGTTTGAGGAGCTTAGCAGAGTGATACGAGGCAGCAGAGAGCGATGCGGATGGTTTTGCATtgtgttcagctgctgcttagtgcagctttaactgaAACCACTGCTGTCCGAGCACACTGAGCAAGAGCCTTTACAACTAGCTAACAGGTTAAAGGAAAGTTAGATTTGATTTGTCTGACCACCCTCCACTAAATTTGTTGTTTGGGGCTCCAGAGCTGTAACCTCCATAAGAACACAGTCAATCATCAGTGCTTTTAAGAATCATATCAGTATTTAGATTACAGGTTTATCTGTGCAGTGTGCAGACACAGATCATCTTTCCTCTGTCCACTCACCAGTCACTGAAACTGTCTTTGTGGTGACTTTCACTATATTTCCCATCTCTAATCTGCACTCAAACTCTCCAGGGTCCTTTGCCTGTGCGACCATGCTGTGGTTGACTTTGGTGCTTCCAGTGCTGAGAAGGCGGGTCCCCTGGCTCAGGTAGAGGTGGACACTTTCAGAGCTATGTGCAAAGTTGTTCATGGTGCACAAGATGACAAGTTGGTCTCCTTCATAGATCTTGTACTGAGGGGCAATCTCCAAAACCACGGTGATAGGCAGCTCTATGGAGACAAAATCAATGAGAGGGGTCCAATGCTTTGAAACGTACAGGAATGTCAAACAGCTTCCTACCTTTGACTGAAACAGTGATGCTGGTGCTTTGGTTGGACTTGAAGGAGCCTGGCGTTACGAGAACAATGTAGGAACAGTGAATTTTGTGTATGCCAATGCTGTTGAAGCGAAGCTTGGCCTCTGCCTGGTTGGAGTTGACCTGCTTCTCCAGGATTTCTTTGGAGTCTTCATAGAAGTAGAAGAAAATGAAGCCTGTCTCGCCGGGTGCCGTACAGCTGGCCGTTAGCTCCTCCCCTTCACTGACCGCGCGTTTGTTAAGGTGGAGGACTGGTCTTGACAGGCCTGGAAACccaaaatgtgagaaatgtgcTGAGATTTAATCAGATAgatttttgaaaaaacaaaggaagtcAAACAACAGCATCTTCTGCCAATGTTGAAGAACTTCTCCTGGTTGCTGTggcacataaacacatcatTTCCATCAGTGAACTTTATCTGAACATGAGATTTACTATGGCTAGGGCTGTATAGGAAACAGGCGGAGTAGACTAGAATACAGTTTTTGATAGTATCATCCTGACAGAAGAtcttaaacacattttaaaaaccaACCTGTCACTGTGAGCTTCTTGGCTTCGCTGGTCACCTGTTTGCCCTCAATGTTGACCGCGCACTTATATTTGCCGGTGTTGGACACTCTGACCTCGGGCAGTGGGTACAGAAGGTCCTCTGAGGTGCTGGAGGTCTTGGTGTAGATTGTGTTGCTGTCCTTGTATATAGTGTACTCACGGCTGAGCGGCTCCTGCCCTGAGCTGCTCACGATGGCTTGACATCTCAGAGTCACATTAGTGTCCCGAGTCACGTCAGTGCTGGGCTCGATGGACAGCGTGACGTCTCTTATTGTGAATGCTAAGGAGTGAATTCAAAAAAATGAATTTAGATTTAATGTGCAAGCTGATGAGCTGTTGTCTCGAGCTTTAACATTTGGTCTTTAGACCATTTCATTACGGGCTTTGCTTCACGGTGAGTTCAGTTGATAACTTCTCTATTAAAATACGTTGTTATCTTTTTACTTTCTACTTGGTTTTAGCACTTTGCATGTGGCATTAATGCATGTTAACTGACAGGGATGCATTGATGTTCTTGCTGAGAGCGGCTCTCTTTGTATGGACATGCTGAGACTAGTGAGGTGAAATCTTTATTGTGTAGGATTGATTTATCTTTAGTTTAATATTTCTTAGCACTGCACAAATGGTTCCTCATGTAACTGGAAAGACGAACTGTTGATGTTTGCTGCAAAATTAGATTCCAAACATATTCTCTcatgaaaaaaagtgaaatactgATTTACATGAGAGCAGTATCACTCTTCTCATTCAAATCTtggcaataaaataaaattaaatcaataaaaatcaaGCTTAATTCAATTGCAAAACAACTTaattttcactgtatttttctctgtgttgtatTTGCTCTTTGCTGGCTCTTAAACTGTGAACCTTTTGACGTTGCAGTCTTTTCTTGACCTCTCTCTGGAGTCcatttctgtcttcatcttGACTCTCCTGTGAAATCACCTGTCCTATACACTTAACCTGTCTGTCAGATGATTGCTGTTTTTTATCCTGAGGAAAGACTGCACTGAGTCATGAGTGTTCATCTTTTACCCTCTTTCCTGTGAGCTTTTACATCCACACAAGAGTGACGCTCCGCATACGAACGGATTGAATAGAACTTCCTTTTAATCACTTCCCATTCCTGTTCGAATGAACATTCCTGGATGGTCATTTTGCTGAAACATCTTGCCACAATACGGAGTATCAGCTTGGCTCTCAGGAAGCTGATGTGTTACCATGGAATCTCATCATGTCAGTGACCGCATCCTCTCTGGGTATGCGACTCACACCAGACACAGTGCATGACATCAAGTCTGTACAATTCTTTGGTCTTGAtatgaagataaaaaaaacacacaactatgGCAGAAGAGAGGAGCAAATAAGGAAAAGCATTGTCTAGATATATAGCTGAATCCGTTAGGATCAACCTTGGTGCCTTTGTGGTGCTGTAATAAGCAGCTTGCTTTtagatgagaggaaaagaggtgaGTCACACAGGGCCATGACATCAACAGGCCATCACTGATCTTGCAGCTATGAAAGGCCTTTAAAACTTTAAAGTTTGTTCTTTAATTTCAGGATCCAGCATCATGAGTGGCTCACCTCCTCTTTGATTACCATGGCTGTCAGTCATGGTTCACTGTAAGGAAGCTTTTTATGTCTCAGCCACATTGTCTGTGGATTGATGATAGCAGCCAAACTGGCTACACGTGAATGCTTTGATAATCACATGAACTGACCCAAAGCTGCCTGCACGAACAGGTGGAAACCAATGAATGATGCACAAGAGATCCTGTATTTGATGTCAGGTTTGTGAACGTAGAAGCGACTGCCCACGAATAAAGGAGCAACAAAGAGACATTTGAGGCATGTGCACACATTTGTCAAGCATCCCCACCAACATGGTGGAGTGTCAGAGGCAACAGACTGCTGTTGTGACTCACAGTGGGACGCTGTGGGGCAGTAAACAAATCTGGagaacaacatttaaaaaaaggacagGAAAAGCACTTTGTGAGACAAACAGGCCACCCGGGGgccttttcactgtttcaggGCCTGCTGAAACTGGCCCACACCCAGCATCATTCAGCAGGACCTAGCAGGCCTGATGATGAGAAAAATCAGAGATGCACGGCAGAAATTTGCTGTGGTCTCTCCATACGATGTGTGAGTCACGGCGGTGCATGCTCAGCCAgtgtggaaagtaactaagtacattcaCTCAAGAACTACTCTAAGGCACAACTTGCAGGGTCTTGTACTTTACTCGAGTATTTACATATTAAGCtaactacatttcagagggaaatactgaaCTTTTTACTCttctacatttatctgacagctgtagttactaTTTAGATTGaaattttacattaaaaaacatttgataagCTTCTAAAATACAGCACAAAATTAAAGTTCCTCCCAGCATTTTTAATTTAAGGACGCTTACAAAAAAGCAGAGTTTGTGAGTCATCAGTTCCACCAAAGAAACTCCCACATCTCCCACATTCATCTTGTGAGCCTTTTGAAGGGCTGGACCGTTAAGTTGGAAAGTACTGGTCAAAACTACCAAACTAAATACAGCATAAAGCCgttaaaactagctccacctcaGCCACAAACAACAGTGAGATGCTACTTAAGCGTCGATGCACCAGCTTTATAACACTGTTCAAATATCAGtcagaatgagtacttttactttgagttTGCTGATTGCACTTCtgtactttcaaaataaatatttttttctcagtgtgtgtagTTGGGGGTTGCAAGGTGATCATCaagaaaggaaagcaaaaaGTCTTctcaaatgattaaaaaaaacaagaagaaaaaaaaaaaacgacctCTCTGATTCATCATTAACTTAATTCCCCAACATCTTATATCTCTCTGCCTTAAATTTTTATGCCAATAAAATTCTATTCTTATGTTGTgtccatgttttctgtcttgctTTTGTCTTTATCAAAATAAACAGTGGTCAGTGGTTTatgatataaataaaaaagtcagttttatgTCCCAGTGCTAATATTATTACAACATTATTTTAGCAAGTTTTAAGTTGATCTTTTTTTTCAATCTGGTGAAATAGTGTACAGATGATCTCTTTGGGGCACTGAAAGACAATCCGAAAAGGGTACATCTGGTAAGTCAATCATGTAAGAAGCAAccacaaatataaaacaatgcGTCATTCTTCAAGCGTGAACCTTTGCCTTGGCTCGGTCTATGCCTCCATCTCTGCTACAACTGATCTGGACTGACTCATGCTTTCCATCACCAGCCAACTGAAGGGGACAGGGAGGCGTGTGACACTGCTCGCAATCATGTTCCCAATGCTGCCTACCACGGCTCTTCCACTGTAACACACACCAGCGATCAGAAAGCTCTGATAACAAACAGcactgtttccactgactgtctctgcgtctctccTGGCTTTTCCAGTGTGATTTTAGTGTCTGACAACTGACTGAAAACTCTTCCCAATCAAAGCCCAGTGACTTTGTCCACATGGAAAGTAAAACAGTGATGCTCCACAAACATTGGGCCTTTTTAAAACTCCAAACACAATCCTGTGGAGGATGCTCCGTAAATTGCATCCATGTAAAGACAAATCTAATCCTAGATTTATTTTAGATTGTACTTACATTGCTGTGCATTCACCACTCTCCCTGGATGGAAGTCTTGGGGCAACATAAGAAAGTAAAGCACCAGGTTAGAGACAAATCTATCAACCACATCCACTAAAAGGAATATGAAGAGTTCCAGTACAgcagaggttaaaggtcagcaGTCTTACAGCTGGACAGGAGCGTGGAGGTGAGCAGTAGCAGGAGTCCCATCCTGTCTGAGGGACACTGAGGATCCCAACGCTGCCGGCTCTGCTGGAGGTTAACACACTTGTGACTACGGTGGTTTACAGGCGGTGTGTGGGGGGCAGATCTGATCCTAGTGGGCGGGAGCGGCCACTTAGGTGGCGCTATACCTCAGCCACTGAGTGGTCAGCCAGCGGTGGCGGTTATCAACCCGAACAGCCGTCGGCTTGGCTTAATTTGTCAGGAAGTGAGTGTTGTTTCCTCAGGATGTTCGTGCCGCCCGCTCTTTGCTGTTGTGGAATGTTCTCCTCT
Coding sequences within it:
- the pecam1b gene encoding platelet endothelial cell adhesion molecule isoform X10; this encodes MGLLLLLTSTLLSSYFHPGRVVNAQQSFTIRDVTLSIEPSTDVTRDTNVTLRCQAIVSSSGQEPLSREYTIYKDSNTIYTKTSSTSEDLLYPLPEVRVSNTGKYKCAVNIEGKQVTSEAKKLTVTGLSRPVLHLNKRAVSEGEELTASCTAPGETGFIFFYFYEDSKEILEKQVNSNQAEAKLRFNSIGIHKIHCSYIVLVTPGSFKSNQSTSITVSVKELPITVVLEIAPQYKIYEGDQLVILCTMNNFAHSSESVHLYLSQGTRLLSTGSTKVNHSMVAQAKDPGEFECRLEMGNIVKVTTKTVSVTELFSVPTLTMSPAEVFQKDYMTLTCKSESYATERLSKGELTYSLDPPQSFLMSKDNGVFFGKALLYDFNYTCVAQAKGVVKHSETLTVRPKVAVSIPKISVVGRAVLGQPFKVLCQSDTGSLPINYTLLKDYTPLSTTSVKLPFQQALFTVNITNTNEINKYMCEAKNSHKEGPLSKRLNATVVVPLSDLILSFISNSQEISEGGYLYLICSTLGTPPITFKLYHEGTEQPVYSTTSNLNHTSYEIPVLSKEHSGKYYCEAVNHANIVITSDPVIIDVHLALWKKAVIGVFSLVVLLVLLVAAVLYFRSNRGKREAAAELSVKPSSPKSDDSLTVNLTHDTEVYNAATVKVGRAEVSVWSKRPPVADATNDEESSVVSSEPDVEYTEVVHPQPVDPARVPLRKGTDTVYSELQNSPHGAADHHNYGSVEYAELNSEQPEADHYYPEVNSYQDLPVPVD
- the pecam1b gene encoding platelet endothelial cell adhesion molecule isoform X5 — encoded protein: MGLLLLLTSTLLSSYFHPGRVVNAQQSFTIRDVTLSIEPSTDVTRDTNVTLRCQAIVSSSGQEPLSREYTIYKDSNTIYTKTSSTSEDLLYPLPEVRVSNTGKYKCAVNIEGKQVTSEAKKLTVTGLSRPVLHLNKRAVSEGEELTASCTAPGETGFIFFYFYEDSKEILEKQVNSNQAEAKLRFNSIGIHKIHCSYIVLVTPGSFKSNQSTSITVSVKELPITVVLEIAPQYKIYEGDQLVILCTMNNFAHSSESVHLYLSQGTRLLSTGSTKVNHSMVAQAKDPGEFECRLEMGNIVKVTTKTVSVTELFSVPTLTMSPAEVFQKDYMTLTCKSESYATERLSKGELTYSLDPPQSFLMSKDNGVFFGKALLYDFNYTCVAQAKGVVKHSETLTVRPKVAVSIPKISVVGRAVLGQPFKVLCQSDTGSLPINYTLLKDYTPLSTTSVKLPFQQALFTVNITNTNEINKYMCEAKNSHKEGPLSKRLNATVVVPLSDLILSFISNSQEISEGGYLYLICSTLGTPPITFKLYHEGTEQPVYSTTSNLNHTSYEIPVLSKEHSGKYYCEAVNHANIVITSDPVIIDVHLALWKKAVIGVFSLVVLLVLLVAAVLYFRSNRGKREAAAELSVKPSSPKSDDSLTVNLTHDTEVYNAATDAAPLYDGTEGRVTNGVRDSVASLPNDISNRSSYSIPATV
- the pecam1b gene encoding platelet endothelial cell adhesion molecule isoform X8, which codes for MGLLLLLTSTLLSSYFHPGRVVNAQQSFTIRDVTLSIEPSTDVTRDTNVTLRCQAIVSSSGQEPLSREYTIYKDSNTIYTKTSSTSEDLLYPLPEVRVSNTGKYKCAVNIEGKQVTSEAKKLTVTGLSRPVLHLNKRAVSEGEELTASCTAPGETGFIFFYFYEDSKEILEKQVNSNQAEAKLRFNSIGIHKIHCSYIVLVTPGSFKSNQSTSITVSVKELPITVVLEIAPQYKIYEGDQLVILCTMNNFAHSSESVHLYLSQGTRLLSTGSTKVNHSMVAQAKDPGEFECRLEMGNIVKVTTKTVSVTELFSVPTLTMSPAEVFQKDYMTLTCKSESYATERLSKGELTYSLDPPQSFLMSKDNGVFFGKALLYDFNYTCVAQAKGVVKHSETLTVRPKVAVSIPKISVVGRAVLGQPFKVLCQSDTGSLPINYTLLKDYTPLSTTSVKLPFQQALFTVNITNTNEINKYMCEAKNSHKEGPLSKRLNATVVVPLSDLILSFISNSQEISEGGYLYLICSTLGTPPITFKLYHEGTEQPVYSTTSNLNHTSYEIPVLSKEHSGKYYCEAVNHANIVITSDPVIIDVHLALWKKAVIGVFSLVVLLVLLVAAVLYFRSNRGRETYSPPASKREAAAELSVRSTTL
- the pecam1b gene encoding platelet endothelial cell adhesion molecule isoform X2, whose translation is MGLLLLLTSTLLSSYFHPGRVVNAQQSFTIRDVTLSIEPSTDVTRDTNVTLRCQAIVSSSGQEPLSREYTIYKDSNTIYTKTSSTSEDLLYPLPEVRVSNTGKYKCAVNIEGKQVTSEAKKLTVTGLSRPVLHLNKRAVSEGEELTASCTAPGETGFIFFYFYEDSKEILEKQVNSNQAEAKLRFNSIGIHKIHCSYIVLVTPGSFKSNQSTSITVSVKELPITVVLEIAPQYKIYEGDQLVILCTMNNFAHSSESVHLYLSQGTRLLSTGSTKVNHSMVAQAKDPGEFECRLEMGNIVKVTTKTVSVTELFSVPTLTMSPAEVFQKDYMTLTCKSESYATERLSKGELTYSLDPPQSFLMSKDNGVFFGKALLYDFNYTCVAQAKGVVKHSETLTVRPKVAVSIPKISVVGRAVLGQPFKVLCQSDTGSLPINYTLLKDYTPLSTTSVKLPFQQALFTVNITNTNEINKYMCEAKNSHKEGPLSKRLNATVVVPLSDLILSFISNSQEISEGGYLYLICSTLGTPPITFKLYHEGTEQPVYSTTSNLNHTSYEIPVLSKEHSGKYYCEAVNHANIVITSDPVIIDVHLALWKKAVIGVFSLVVLLVLLVAAVLYFRSNRGRETYSPPASKREAAAELSVKPSSPKSDDSLTVNLTHDTEVYNAATVKVGRAEVSVWSKRPPVADATNDEESSVVSSEPDVEYTEVVHPQPVDPARGAADHHNYGSVEYAELNSEQPEADHYYPEVNSYQDLPVPVD
- the pecam1b gene encoding platelet endothelial cell adhesion molecule isoform X1 — translated: MGLLLLLTSTLLSSYFHPGRVVNAQQSFTIRDVTLSIEPSTDVTRDTNVTLRCQAIVSSSGQEPLSREYTIYKDSNTIYTKTSSTSEDLLYPLPEVRVSNTGKYKCAVNIEGKQVTSEAKKLTVTGLSRPVLHLNKRAVSEGEELTASCTAPGETGFIFFYFYEDSKEILEKQVNSNQAEAKLRFNSIGIHKIHCSYIVLVTPGSFKSNQSTSITVSVKELPITVVLEIAPQYKIYEGDQLVILCTMNNFAHSSESVHLYLSQGTRLLSTGSTKVNHSMVAQAKDPGEFECRLEMGNIVKVTTKTVSVTELFSVPTLTMSPAEVFQKDYMTLTCKSESYATERLSKGELTYSLDPPQSFLMSKDNGVFFGKALLYDFNYTCVAQAKGVVKHSETLTVRPKVAVSIPKISVVGRAVLGQPFKVLCQSDTGSLPINYTLLKDYTPLSTTSVKLPFQQALFTVNITNTNEINKYMCEAKNSHKEGPLSKRLNATVVVPLSDLILSFISNSQEISEGGYLYLICSTLGTPPITFKLYHEGTEQPVYSTTSNLNHTSYEIPVLSKEHSGKYYCEAVNHANIVITSDPVIIDVHLALWKKAVIGVFSLVVLLVLLVAAVLYFRSNRGRETYSPPASKREAAAELSVKPSSPKSDDSLTVNLTHDTEVYNAATVKVGRAEVSVWSKRPPVADATNDEESSVVSSEPDVEYTEVVHPQPVDPARVPLRKGTDTVYSELQNSPHGEFYILKAAPNDIFILTMDQITAWNCKSGCS